CTTAACCAAAGCTTCGCTTTTTCTAATGTATTCATATTTGTATGTTGTTCTTTTTATAGTTTATAAAGTTCCATTTTAAAATCAGACCGTTTTTGTATCAAATAAGCTAAAAAAGCTGTCTAAATTTATATTTTTCTTCCGATTACTCCAGTTTTTTATTCTCAACCTTCGTCGTCTTATCAATTTTAAAAGCCCTGATAGGGTCGTTATAATAGATAAATTTTGCAGTGTTCTGAATATGTCCTTTTAAAGAATCTTTTACATTAACCTCTGCGTAATTTCCATTCTTAGAATCGATATTCAGGTTTGTGATTTTCCAGTAAGGCGCTATTAAACTTGCTGTATCTGAAATCTTTATAACGGCATCTTTAGATAATCCCAGAAAATTGGCACGGCTTCTGTTGTGCATTTCCACTTCTGCTCTTCTTGTATTGACAGACCCCATGAAACTTGCATTATTTTTCATATTAAGTCTGAAATTATCAGTTTTGATTTCGCTGGAAATATTTACTTCAACAGAATCAGAAACGGATACTTTTTCAAGGTTATATTTTGAATAGATGGTTACATTATAAAAATCCACTCCTTTTGTTCCTCTTTTTTCTTTGATAACAAGCGTTTTGTCTTTTACATCTACATCAAGGTTACCTGCCACATTCGGGTACGTTTCTATCTCCACAAAATTTTTCGGACCTCTGGCGTAAAATACTCGGAACTTCCCTTCCAGATCCAGATTAACAAATTCCGGAACATCCACATCTTTCTTTTCAATATTTCCTTTTGGAGAAACTTTTCCACAGGAAACTACTGCAACCAGCATCAATGTGTACACTACTTTTTTCATATTCAATTTTAAATATCTATTTATAATCGCAATGATCTGCTCTGCTGAAAATTTCTGGATTGATTTTTCTGTATCTGTCACAGGACTTTCAACAATATTTTTAACAAAAATAAGATTTAAATTTCTAAAAAACTTTGTCTTTTGACAATAAAATACGTGATAGTTTTCAATTTTCTGCTTTTCAAATGAAAGTGATGGCCATTCCGAAGACAGAAGTATTAAAGCTAAGAAAAGTAATCCTTAAATAGGAATAAAATCTATATTTCAGATCGTTTTTCT
This genomic window from Chryseobacterium sp. MEBOG06 contains:
- a CDS encoding GIN domain-containing protein, translating into MKKVVYTLMLVAVVSCGKVSPKGNIEKKDVDVPEFVNLDLEGKFRVFYARGPKNFVEIETYPNVAGNLDVDVKDKTLVIKEKRGTKGVDFYNVTIYSKYNLEKVSVSDSVEVNISSEIKTDNFRLNMKNNASFMGSVNTRRAEVEMHNRSRANFLGLSKDAVIKISDTASLIAPYWKITNLNIDSKNGNYAEVNVKDSLKGHIQNTAKFIYYNDPIRAFKIDKTTKVENKKLE